A region of the Vigna unguiculata cultivar IT97K-499-35 chromosome 9, ASM411807v1, whole genome shotgun sequence genome:
aagttagatttaaaatacaattctaaacatttatgataaaaataacaaagttaaatatgtttttggtcctttaattTTTCGTGACAATTGAAATTGGATCTTTCTTGAAATTTTGGCCTAATTTAGTATTCTAACTTTTAAGAATATGTGGGTTTAATTCttctaaccaaattttattaagtttataggatgtttcaaatttgtttcatgataatatttgagtttgtAGTGAACCTAACAACAATAATCTTTTAacttatgggttaaatatgtttttggtcattcaacttttagtaaaaattagaattagtttctcttgaaaactttgaaccaatttagtctttcaactttgTAAATTCgcaaatttagtcattttaaccaaattttattaaatttatttgacgttttaaacatatttcattatattattttaatttgtttacctCATTTAATACATGTTCGTTTCCATATTAGTCCAGAAatatgtttgaaacgtcaaataaatttaaaaattttggtttaaatgactaaatttacgtatttttaaacataaaaaattaaattagtttaaattttttgagaaaaactaattctaaaattcagtaaaacttcttaatttattatatagttgattttatttatttttcaaccgGTGTGGTGACATATATAAACGTGGATCGTGggtgagttgtggctcaaagAAATATCCAGAGAGGCTGACAACTCTGCAGAGAATAGCGTAAACATGAAGTCCAATGTTGCTGTGTTCGTagttttctctcttctcctGGTACCTCTTCACAAAAACTCTGTTGCTCTTTCACCTGTCTTCATACTTTTATTTCTACTTTTGTCAAATCCAAAAAGCTTTGAATCTTCGGTTTACCTTAAAGTTTTGTCTCCACTGAAACTCATAGAAAAGTGCGTTTTTGTGAATAGGTTGGGAGTTTGAGCAGCGCAAGAAAAGACCTAGACGGGTATTGGAAGGAGACGATGAAGGAGCAACCTATGCCAGAAGCAATTAAAGACCTTATCGAGGATTCCCAGGTATCAGAAACAGGGAAGGATCGTTTCATCAGAGACTTCGATGTTAAGCCTAATGTCATATTGTATCACACCCATGTTGTCTCCATGAAACAGACGCAGAAGAATCAAGATTGAAGCTCCCATAAGAAATGTGAGGGATAGATATTTAGCAGCTAATAATAAATTACTGTTTCAAAATTTGTACTAAAAGTTTGAACCCTTTAGTATAGATTTAATCCTGGTGCTTATCTAGCAGTAatccttcttttaattttaattaatttgcagcatcttgcttttatttatttttttgttcttgcAGAATTTTTAGTTTTCTCTTCATGATAATCTCTTAAGCAACTTTCCCTCTCCAGATATTGTTGGATCTCGGAGATTAAATTAATCGtgtttcttttttccttctaaATCCCACGGTTAATACATATGGATGCTCTAAACTTTTAATGAATCGATCATGTATTCATTTCTATATTTGTTTGAGATTTTTCTATtgaaacacaaacacaaacacacgtGTGGTTAATCTCTTACGAGATttagtataaaatataattatagtcAAATTTGAATAAAAGTCGCATATATGATACACATATGACAGTGTTTTAGCTAAagagaaattatattataatagtaatatgataattattttcCATATTGGTTATGTTTATCAGAATGGTGCGTGTAGAATGAAATCTGAATGAGTTATTTTAGttgaaaaagaagaatgatGAAGACTTGAAAACAAGAGGTACATATTCTGTACACTGTTTAAAGGCGACTTGGTGGCTAAGAAAAGATGGTTTTCCTAAATTGCTTTTCGACTTAATCTTTATTCCATGCAAGACTTTTGCTTCAATAAAATACTTCTTCTTCAGTTTAGTAATTCTTATATCACATAAACTCTTACGTGCAGCTTTGGCCTTCGTTCTAATTAAACATTGTTAAATCTATTCAAACGTCACGTTTATTAAATATGGGATATTATTCCTTCTCTCTGcagtaaaactaaaattgttGACTATATAAACGTAAATTTATAGGTAGGGATATTTTCTATTACTCTACAAGTGTGACAAGGAACTCTACATCatctattagaaaaaaaaaactaaattattttgataccagtattactaaaaaaaattatattttcttgtcaattttattttgaattttttttataaaaaatacttataaattttgttataaaaaaagttacagaaaattgttgtcaatttttttgcaaaatattttatataaaatactttttacaccaaattttgtgaaatagttataaattttataattttataagaaataattacttACGACTTTGCAAAAACGTGTGTTTTTTTGTAAACAGTCGTCCGGGTCTGGTCATTGCGACTCTCTTTGTGAGGAGACACCCTTTCTCCCGAAGTTATGGAGCTATTTTGTCGAGTTTCTTAGAGAGAGTTATCTCGCGTCCTTAGGTATTCTCTGTCTATCCACTTGTGTCGGTTTCGGGTACAGGTACCCATTTGTTGAAGGTCGATTGAGTTTTTTCTGTATCTAtcgattaaaaattaaaaaaaaaaacaaaaaaaaattacaaatttttttataaaaattacaagaaaaatcttAACTTTACCCATGAAACAGGCGTACATCGTCCAAGTTCATCGTCTTTATTCAAACCCTGAGTAAGGTATTTGTTTTCGCCGATTccaatttgtgattttttcttGATGCACCATATCGTTATTAATTGCACCTCCACATAATGCACTCTCAGAATCACTGTTTTTGTCACACCACTGTCTGTCTCTGCTgtagaggaagaaaagaaagggaaaCGCATAAGAGAAATAGgcgaaaaaattaataattccaAAAAATTCATTCTGAAATGAATTTCATATGTTGTGTAAAGTTTTTCCAGAAAGTGTTATATGCATTTtggaaattccaaaaaaaaatgttttgaaatgCATTTCATGCATTCCGAAAATTCTGCTCCAGGAATTTTATTTCGAAAATTTCattctataaattttaaaaagcttgtttcagaaaattttaaaaatccagAAGTCAGAGTGTGGGGGagttatcattttcaaaattgggGACGCGCAAAGAAATTATGCGGTGCAGAAAAGAGAGGCCCAATTAATTATGCCCTGGGTTTTGATGAGTGTTGGGCTCTAGTTAGTTCCATGCCCATTCAGTTTTATTTCAAACCATGGCTCTACTTCTGAATTGTTGTGATCCttgtttataatttgttttaaaaaaaataaaaaactcctGATAGTCAGATCATAATCTtagtttattttcatattaaataattgttgtatttatataatttatataaaattattattgtctattttgttataattatagattaatattaattaataaattaaattatttgttattctcAAATACatagttattaattttatgaataatacataattttgaTTTCTTGAACTCTTCGTCCGTGATGATTTAGATTGTTCAGTGAACGATTCATCgtgaattaattttataaaacgaCATAAAACACACTTGTGAGATATGTTATCGAATAACCCACCAGAAAAAGAACAATATTTTTCCAGAGACGCACTTCCAATCAGATGGATCTTGAGTTGATTCATATACACGATACTTTTGAACTCATATTTGAATATACTATATTTTTCTATCTTATATTAATTTCTTCCATCACTAATTAGTACAAATAATACACACTACAATTATTTcacttgaaataaataaataattaattagttacattcaattgatttctaaaatatctttattattcATGACTAATccaaattttctctttttctttctttattacaCATATACCTTGCATATTTATATAGGTTAGGATTCATAATTATGATGAAATTAGGATGCAGAAACCCTTGCATATTCATATATAGTACATGATTAAGctcttgcattttttttttctccagcATTATTGGGTTCATAAGCATGTAAAAATACTAGTATATATCATATGCTTGAAGAACCGTGAGCTTGTGGTTTAGGGACCCAAATGAGATGATCCGCAGGGAAGAAATGGCACACGGGAGAGGTTCCAGGAGTGATCCGAAGCACCTGAAATGAAACATGAGTAGGTACCCACTGTGAGGTATCTAAGTGACAAACAGCCATGGCTTCCACTCTATCGCCATTTTCGCCAACCAGTGAGACCCTATATACCCTATTCGCACTTTCTTGGCTATGGCAGTAAAAAACAGCATAAGGGTACGGCATGGTGTGACAAGCCACCATTTTTGGAGCTGGGATTTCCATGATGGTTTCTTGGATAGTGTAGTTTTGGAAAGTCACACTTGACGTGGTCTGGTGCAAGGTGGAAAAAGCTTGGAGTTCTGATGTCACCCCGAGAATGCTCTGTGTGAATTCAAGCATGGATTCTAAGGAGGTGGCGCAGAACTTTACCTCTCCTTTGATGGGTTTGCTCTCACACTCCCTTAGCGTGTTCTCCATGGCCGTGGCTTGAGAAGAGTGtggagagaaagagaagagtTTGAGAAGGTGTGGCAGCTGGTTGGACGAGAAAGGGACTGAATCAGCTTCTTCTTTTGGCCAAAACTTCGGTGACTTAGCTGGATCTCTCTTTGGAAAATGAATGGCCATTCTCTTCCCAACCCTTAAATCTTTCAGAGTGAAGAACACCATTACTGAAGGATCCATATGGTTATGATGATGACCCTCTTCAACTGCAACTTCTGAGATAACTTCTGAGATTTCTCTGCCTCTGCATCCATAGGAACACTGCAACAAAGAGATTGGGAAAGagcaaagaaaaaaatcatgCTTGCAAACTGTTTGAAGAAAAGTAACCAAGAAAAATTAGACTTTTAGTGTACCAGGGTTACTAGTAGATGAATAAAGAGAAACCAAGACATGAAATTCATGCACTTGTACATTTCGGCTTGTGTATATTATTCAATCCTTTCCAAATTACGAGTTTACTTTGTCTTGAGCATGCATAGTATAATAGACTTGTGGGTTAAAATGTGTTCAAATATTGGTTCGATTCAAGGTCCTAATAATAACtaagaaattattttcaaacCGATTGATAATGCACGTCGACTTTTAGTATAAAGATTTTACTTGATGAAAACGTGGGGTCGCGGGTGGACCAAACTAGGATGCAACAAAAATAAGTCGACAACAGATTCGAACAATGTAGTAGTTGTATATAATGCACCACTTTTGGTATAATCCAATTAAACTAAACCATATATTTAGCTGTTCTGTATTTAAATGACTAAGCGACAAGTTGTTGGTGGATCTTTTGAATAAAGAAAATCATGGCAGATTTTTGTGTCGACAAATAAAGGTACATTATGACCCAGggaccaaataattaacataatcaatAACTTTAGAGATGGAGAGATTTTGGCATATTATGTGTTggtatatattttgtattggtCCATTGTCCTTGCCTCTATTACAaatatctttcatttttttttcttcaatcattCTTCTACCTTCTATCCTTtcttgaaattaaaggaaatatagtaagaaaactaaaaaaatctaAGAATATAAGGAAatacaattgaagaaaaaaaaacactcaaaaTACTCTTCAACAAGATAATTGATTTAGAGAATGACAAATCtcaattaacaaatatattaaattaaaaataaatttagtccagattgaaatttgatcaaataaaaatgttttatgtttaaCTAGTTTTTAATTAGTAGAATCTGGTTATGAAAAAGGatgacactacaagaaaatttataaatagtgatcaattttagtaatcaataatgaTTAGTaactatagtaaccaatttagatactaatttacaaaactaaaaattattagttactaaaatagttactattatggataaaaaattataattgatcactaaattggtctttaaaagtAGTTATTATAGTTTTAGCTGCCAAAGAAAATTAGTCACTACAAATTATACctaggttttggctaccaaaatgacttagtttctaaattggtctctaattaattagtcaTCAATTCAGTAaccaattataactttttatttataatagtggtcattttagtaaccaataatttttaatttggtaaattgatatctaaattgagTACTATAGtgattaactattttttgttactaaaattagtttctaattgagaattttttttgtagtgtgatAAATGGGTTTTAGAAATGAAAAGAGAAATTAGAGAAGAATGATGCAAGAAGAAGtcagaaaacaaaataacaaaaatgaagaaaaataaaataaaattggccAATAGGCCCTTCACATATACAAACatagtataaatattataattaataggGACTTAGATAGTGAGATCAGTTATCTAGTTATCCGATGACTTCGATCAAGAGATTTTTATAAGTAGTTTTTAATTAATGGGCAATCGCA
Encoded here:
- the LOC114196295 gene encoding uncharacterized protein LOC114196295, with translation MKSNVAVFVVFSLLLVGSLSSARKDLDGYWKETMKEQPMPEAIKDLIEDSQVSETGKDRFIRDFDVKPNVILYHTHVVSMKQTQKNQD
- the LOC114196294 gene encoding BURP domain protein USPL1-like: MYKCMNFMSWFLFIHLLVTLCSYGCRGREISEVISEVAVEEGHHHNHMDPSVMVFFTLKDLRVGKRMAIHFPKRDPAKSPKFWPKEEADSVPFSSNQLPHLLKLFSFSPHSSQATAMENTLRECESKPIKGEVKFCATSLESMLEFTQSILGVTSELQAFSTLHQTTSSVTFQNYTIQETIMEIPAPKMVACHTMPYPYAVFYCHSQESANRVYRVSLVGENGDRVEAMAVCHLDTSQWVPTHVSFQVLRITPGTSPVCHFFPADHLIWVPKPQAHGSSSI